The sequence below is a genomic window from Actinomycetes bacterium.
GCACCTACGACGCTGTACCGGTCGGCGCGGGTGCTCAGCCCCGACGACCCGGCTGCGACGGCACTGCTGGTCAGCGGCGGCGCGGTCGCCTGGGTCGGCCGGGACCCCCAGCCGCACGAGGACGGCGTCGACGAGGTGGTCGACCTCGCTGGGCAGCTGGTGACGCCTGCCTTCGTCGACGCCCATGTCCACACGACGTCCACCGGGCTGGCGCTCACCGGTCTCGACCTCACCGGGGCCACCTCGCTGGCGGACTGCCTCGACCGGGTGGAGAAGGCGGGCCGGGCCGGCCGCGGCCGCGTGGTCCTCGGCCACGGCTGGGACGAGTCCGGCTGGCCCGAGGGTCGGCCGCCGACCAGGCAGGAGCTCGACCGGGCGACGTACGGCGGCGTGGCCTACCTCAGCCGCGTCGACGTGCACTCGGCCGTGGTGTCCTCGGCGCTGCTGGCAGCGGCTCCCGAGGCCCGCACCCAGCCGGGGTTCGACGACTCCGGCCACCTGACCCGCGACGCCCACCACGTCGTGCGCCGGATGGCCCGCGAGTCGGTGACGCCCGAGCAGCGCCGGGCGGTGCAGCGCACCGCCCTCGCCCGGGCGGCGACGCTCGGCGTGGGCTGCGTGCACGAGCTGGCCGGGCCGGACATCTCCAGCGTCGACGACCTGCGGGCCCTGCTCGCCCTCGTCGGGGAGGAGCCCGGCCCGGAGTTGGTGCCCTACTGGGGGCAGGCCGGTGCCGACGGCATCGCGACCGCCCGCGAGCTCGGGGCGGCCGGCGCGGCGGGCGACCTCTTCGCCGACGGCTCCATCGGGTCGCACACGGCTTACCTCCGGGCGCCGTACGCCGACGCCGACCACGCCGGCCACGGCTACCTCGACGCCGCGGAGGTGCGCGACCACGTCGTCGCCTGCACCCGCGCCGGCCTGCAGGCCGGCTTCCACGCCATCGGCGACGGGGCGCTGGTCGAGATCTGGGAGGGCCTGGAGCTGGCCGAGCAGCAGCTCGGCACCGCCGCCGTCCGCTCGGCGCGGCACCGCATCGAGCACCTCGAGATGCCGCCGCCGGAGATGCTGCCCGTCCTGGCGCGCCTGGGCGTGGTGGCGTCGGT
It includes:
- a CDS encoding amidohydrolase family protein codes for the protein MPDAPTTLYRSARVLSPDDPAATALLVSGGAVAWVGRDPQPHEDGVDEVVDLAGQLVTPAFVDAHVHTTSTGLALTGLDLTGATSLADCLDRVEKAGRAGRGRVVLGHGWDESGWPEGRPPTRQELDRATYGGVAYLSRVDVHSAVVSSALLAAAPEARTQPGFDDSGHLTRDAHHVVRRMARESVTPEQRRAVQRTALARAATLGVGCVHELAGPDISSVDDLRALLALVGEEPGPELVPYWGQAGADGIATARELGAAGAAGDLFADGSIGSHTAYLRAPYADADHAGHGYLDAAEVRDHVVACTRAGLQAGFHAIGDGALVEIWEGLELAEQQLGTAAVRSARHRIEHLEMPPPEMLPVLARLGVVASVQPAFDRLWGGPDGMYARRLGVDRALGLNPFAAMAAAGVTVALGSDSPVTPVDPWGSVLAAVRHHTEGSGLPTAEAFAAHTRGGWLAARRDADGVLTAGAPATFAVWDLTGAGGGLDEGGLSADGLPTADRLAVGAPTCRRTVVRGRTIHAA